GCGGGCCTCAACAGGAGATGAGGAGGCCGAAAAGCACGAGGATGTATCTGTCTTTCCCCTAGCCATTCCCTTGCTGGCAGGGCCTGGGGCCTTGACCTCCATTGTGATCTTAATGCGCCAGGCTCAAGCCCGTAGTTTTCTGACCAGCCTTGCCGTTTCATTGCTGGCGGTTCTGGTTTTGGGCATCACTTATATCTCGTTTCGGCTGTCCGATAGAATTATGAAAGTGTTGGGTTTGACCGGTACAAATGTTTTGACCCGCGTGTTTGGCATTATCTTGGCGGCCCTTGCCATTCAAAACATGATCACTGGGGTGATTGCGGTTTTGAGAGCTGTGTAGGGAAAGATCGCAACGAACCGGATTCATTCGAGGACATTGCCAAACAACTGGTTGAAATTTTTTAAAAAATTCGTATGTGATAATTTTCCAATCTATGCTTAATGTAATCAACCTTAATGATTTACGATAATTATTGTATTGTGGGATTTTATCTTGGGTATATTCATTGTTTAAACGATAAGGCAAATTCCTAAAGGTAAAATCTTAAAAAGCTCCTAGCCACATTTAAATTTTCCAAATGGGAGGCACTATGGCCATATCGGAAATTCCCAGCAAACTCATCGAAAGAACAGAAAGCTTGGTAGAAACAAAATTGCAAGTAGCCGCCGAGCTTACTAAAATTGTCTATACAAATGATAAGGATCCTATGACCGACGAAAAGGTTTTAAAAAGCTATAAAAAATTCTACGATTCTTTAAAAGATCTGGCTCCAACACCCCTAGATAGCCCTAAAAAGACACATATATATTTGTTAATTGGGGCTATTTTTTTAGCTTTTGTATCTTTCTCGTATGTATTTTTTTATCTATGCGGATTAAATTTGCCGACGTTTGGCGGCTCTTAAGGGATGAACGGGTTTATACACAAATGCAGCAATAGATCTCTCGTGATGAAGCTGCCAGTTAAAATTAGATCGCATCAGCAATCTGAACCGTCATCGCCCGAACTGTATTAGATAACAAACACGCAATCGTCATGGGGCCAACTCCACCAGGTACGGGCGTCACATAACCGGCAACTTTTTGCACTGACTCCCGGTCCACATCGCCCACTACGGATGCTTTCTCTTCTGTGGATCCATCTCGGTTAATGCCAACGTCGATGACAATGGCTCCGGGCTTAATGAAGTCGGCCGTGATAAACCGAGGCTGGCCGATAGCCGTCACCAAAATGTCGGCCTGCTGGCAAAGTTGCTTCAGGTTAACTGTGGATGAATGCGCCAGGGTGACCGTGACATCGTTATTTGTCAGCAGCATCGCCATGGGCTTTCCGACCAAAATAGAACGCCCAACGACCAGAGCATGCTTCCCCCGCAGATCTGGGCAAACCGATTGAATCAGCTCCAAACATCCAAGGGGGGTACAGGGCACCATCAAGGGATCCCCTGATATCAATCTGCCCAGGTTATAGGGGTGCAGGCCGTCCACATCCTTGGCGGGATTGATTTCATTTAAAAGCCGTTGCCTGTTAAAAGCATTGGGCAAGGGCAGTTGCAACAAAATGCCATGAACACCGGGATCCTGGTTCAGCCCCTTAATCAGGTCCAAAACTCCATCCTCTACCATATTTTCAGATAACTTATGCACGCAGGAATCGATACCAACCTCGTGGCACGCCGCCTGCTTGTTTTGCACATACAATTGGCTTGCCGGATGATCGCCCACCAAAATCACATGCAGAGATGGCTTTCGACCAAACGCATGAAAAGTCTGACTCACATGTTGTTTAATATTTTGACGCTTGAGGGCGGCAATTAATTTGCCATCAATGAGTACTGCTTGCGTCATCAAAAACCCTTAGGAAGGAAACTTGTATAAAATTTGCGCAATGACCCCTTGAACGAAGTAAATGATGAAAAACAAAATAAGCGGCGAAACATCGATCCCCCCGAAATTCGGAATAAAACGGCGAATAGGGTTTAAAACAGGTTCCACCAACCGAAAAAGAAACGTGTGGATTGTGTAAACAATTTGATTGTAACGATTTACAATATTTAACGTTTCCAGCCAACCTAAAATAATGTAAACCAATACCAAAAATTGATAGAGGCCGATAACTTTCAACAGTACGCTTAACATGGGGACAAAAATAACATCCATTCCGTATCCTTGAAAACAATCACGATTTTCTAATACCTACCCCAGAGCGCTCTAAGTTTCAAGGCCATACCTAAACGCATGAAGGAATTGGCGATTAATTTCGCTCCCATCCCATCAACGCGTTGTAAAATTGGAAGAACCAGAAGTTTTTATGGTTTTTGTCCTCCCCTCCGTGGCAATAAAGCATCACTTGGGCGCTATAGTTTCCAAGGCGTGCGTGTTGTTCCAAATAGGCAAGGCCTGTTTCTTTATTGAATCCATAGTTTCTGTTGATATAAAGCGTAACTGGTCTGTCACCAGATGAGTGAGCATCATAATATCTAAAATAAAAATGGCTATCGGTGCCAAGTTCATAGCAACCGCGTCCATCTGAAAAATGGGCGATACTCGCGCTGTAACAAACAGCTTCCAGAGCATCCTGGTCCCCACCACGGATTCGTTCCTCTAGATACGCGGGCCCTGTCGTTTCGGTGAATCCAAGAGTACCTACAAGAGCGAGGATATTAAGAGCTTGTTGGGCATGAACATCACCCAGTTTTACCTGTTCATCCAGATAGGTTCGTGCAGACGTTTGATCGAATCCTAATTTGCACCACTGGGCTTTGTAGCTGAGTATCTTTTGTGCATCTTGGTCCCCCAGTTTTGCCTGTGATTTCAAATAGTCAAATCCCGATTCTTGCGTAAATCCTAATTTTCCATTATCTGCTGCTTGGTTAAGTATCTTTTGTGCATCTTGGTCCCCAAGTGTTGCCTGTGATTTCAAATAGCCAAGCCCAGATTCCTGATTGAACCCTAATTTTCCACTCTCAGCTGCGTGGTTAACTACCCTTTGCGCATCTTGATCACCCAATTTTATCCGCGCTTCTAGATAGTTGCGCCCTGTTTTGTCATCAAATCCTAACTCACAATTCCCTGCGGCCTGATTAAGTTGAGATTGCGCATCCTGATCACCCAATTTTATTCGCGCTTCTAGATAGTTGCGCCCTGTTTTGTCCTCAGTCCTTGCCCTAAGGTTAAGCTCGCACTGGGCTTCTTTATCGTTGTGTTCTCCTGCCAATTCTTCAAGCTGAGCAAGACTTCTTTGACCAAGTGATATTGGAGCCCAGTACTTAGACCAGTACTTATGGTATTTTATAAAATAATCTATTTGTTTTTGGACTTTAGAAGAGAATATTTGGCCAACTTTTGCAAACATAGGGAACACCTCCTCTTTCTGTTCCTTTCCAGTTATCATCTGGCAATACCCCCGAAGAACATCAGAAAATTGTTCTGTATAAGCTTCCCTGATACGACTCATTAAATCGTTATCATGAATTAGTTTTTCTGGATTTTTAATCCAGTTTGCAAACTGGTCTTGTCCATGGTGAGCAAGTTGGATAGCTGCTTTGAGGCCTTCAAGGTTTTTTTCGCCATATCCCTTTATGTATTGAGTTCTAAGGCCTGGCAAATAGGCTCTTCTAATATCATCCCAACATGAAAAGATATTGGCGTCAGGCAGGGAAGTTGATGCGAACTTGATGGCTTCCTCCAAACTGTCAAGCTTTTTGATGATGACAGCCCTGGGACCTGGACCATCAAATATTTGGTGAAGTGATGGCCTTGATATCGAGTCACCCTCTTCTGCAGTTGCAGTTGCAGCAGCAGAAGCCTGAAGTACGCTTGTATGGGTTGTATATAAAAGAAGGGTTAAAAGTGCCTTTTTGAGGGTTGGATTACGCATAAAAACCAAGCAGTATGTTGCTACTATTTTAGTGTAATTTTATTAAACTTTTAGTGTCAAGATCCAACACAAAAACCATTTTCTCAACCCCCATATCTTTGCCTGCTTGTTAAAATCCAACTACGCACTTGTCGGCTTTTAAATGACAAACCCCATAAGGAACAGCCAAAAAAGAAGCCTAAGCCACAGAAAAACAACAGAAAAAGATTGACCCATTAATTGAAAACCGATACCTATAATTTCATGTTGCCTGCTTGGTGGAATTGGTAGACACAACAGACTTAAAATCTGTCGCTCTTTGGGCGTGCCGGTTCGACTCCGGCAGCGGGCACCATCTTTGCTTTTTTATCCCTCCTTATTTTCAGGAGAATACTCTTGGTATCAGACTCATCTGACCATACTTTTAATCCCAAAATCCTAAGGGAATACGACATACGCGGCACCGTTGGCCAGACGTTATCAACCAAAGATGCCTATTTATTAGGGCGGCGCTTTGGCCAAATGATGCGAAAGAACCGCCTTAAAACAGTCAGTGTGGGCCGCGATGGCCGCCTCAGTTCTCCCGATTTAACAGCCGCTTTAATGGACGGCCTTATTGAAACCGGCGCACATATCTACGATGTTGGTATTGGCCCCACCCCCATGTTGTACTTTTCGGTCAAGCACTTAAAAACAGATGCGGGTATTATGGTCACTGGATCACACAACCCGCCTGAAGATAACGGATTTAAGATGACTTTGGGTCATCGTCCGTTTTTTGGGCAAGACATTCAAAATTTGGCCGTTCATGAAGCTGATGAGGCATATACCGGTGGTCGTTGTGAAGCTGTGTCAATCGATACAGCTTACACAGAACGTCTCCTTCAAGATTATAAACCAGGCCGCCGATTAAAGGTGGCGTGGGATCCTGGCAACGGGGCGGCCGGTGAAATTGTTCAGTCCTTGATTGACAGCGGTCAGCTGGCCGTTGACTCGGTGGCGATTAACACAACCATTGATGGGACATTCCCAGCCCACCACCCAGACCCCACTGTGCCTGAAAATCTGGCTCAACTACAAAAAGTCGTCCACGATCACGGGTGTGATTTAGGCATTGCCTTTGATGGTGATGGGGATCGGATTGGGGTTATTGATGGCCAGGGCCGCATTTTGTGGGGCGATCAACTGATGATTTTGTGGTCGCGCGATGTTTTATCACGCCACCCCGGGGCCACCATTATCGCCGATGTCAAAGCCAGCCAGGTTCTGTTCGATGATATTCAACAGCATAAAGGCCGGGCCATTATGGCCCGCACAGGCCATTCGCTTATTAAAACAAAGATTGCGGAAACCAAGGCCCTGCTGGCCGGAGAGATGAGCGGGCATATCTTTTTCAACGACGACTACTATGGCTATGACGATGCCATATACGCCGCGATCAGGCTTTTGAACATCTTGCACCACAGTGATAAAAAATTAACCCAGCTGTTTGATGAGTTGCCCAAATGCATTAATACGCCTGAAATTCGCATTGATTGTCCAGATGACAAAAAGTTCCACGTTGTGGCCTCTATTCAAGTGCAACTACACCACGATGGTGTTTCGTTTGATGATGTGGATGGAGTTCGGGTGCAAACGAAAGAGGGATGGTGGCTTTTGCGAGCCTCTAATACTCAGGCTATTTTGGTGGCACGGGCTGAGTCGAAAACCCAAGAAGGACTAGAAACTTTGTTGGAACAGTTACAAAGTTATATGGAACCTTTTGGGTTAAAGTTGCCTTAAAAATAACAAAAAGCACATCAACCATTATTTTCTGCTCTGCGGCATTCACTGATGGACTTTCCGGTTCTCATCATCAAATCCGAAAGCATAGCGCTATAGGGTCTGATAATACTGGCGTACTCGTTTGTGGTCATGATCCAATAAAGCTTGTTATCCACACACTGTGAGGGGTTTCTTAAAACAAGAGTTTGGTCGCTTTCGACTTTTTGACCATCCTTGGGCAAATAAAGAAGAAGCCACCCTATTTTTTAATGATTTCCTTATCAGTAATACCAGTCAGTAAACTTTTTAAAAAATTCCGTGTTGCATCTAGGGCGTGTCATCAATTAAGCCAAATAGCCGCAGCAACCAAATGTATGGCTCCCAGGAAGTTTCGAGCTGTTTTATCATATCGAGTGGCTATGGCTCTGTATTGTTTAAGTTTGTCGAAGAAGTTTTCGATGAGGTGCCGGGCCTTGTAGAGGTCTTTATCATACGAACAAGGGTTGATCCTATTCTTTTTTGGGGGAATGACCGCCTCACATCCTTTCTCTTCAAGTTTTTTTCTCATACGTTCGTCTGCGTCATAAGCCTTGTCAGCTAAGACGGCACCAGCTTGCGTAAGGTTATCTATTAAGGCATCGGCACCTTCTAAATCGTGATCTTGTCCGGCTGTTAAATAAAACCCTGTTGGATTTCCCAACGCATCACAGGTGGCATGAATTTTGGTGCTTAATCCTCCTTTGCTTCGTCCAATCGCTTGGTCAGCTGAGAATTCTTTTTTTTAGCACCAGCACTGTGCTGATGAGCACGCACTATACTTGAATCAATCATAGCGTATTCATTGTCAGCATCTTGGCTTAATAGCTCAAAAATTTTCTTCCACACACCTGATTGGCTCCACCTCGAATGGCGTAGATGAATAACTCTAAAATCCCCAAAACGTTCCGGTAAATCACGCCACGGAATTCCAGCTCGATATCGATATAGAACGGCTTCTATAAATAGGCGATTGTCTTTTGCTGTTGCACCAACATATCCTTCCCTTCCAGGTAGCATACCCTTAATGCGATCCCATTGATCATCCCGTAATGCGTAGCGTCTCACCGAAAAAAACCTCGTAAAATTTTTCTCAATTAAAACAGAAATCTATGACTTATTCAATTGATGACACGCCCTAAGGAACCATTAATAAAACACTTCATCATTGTCTGTTGATCAGCATCAAGATTACTGATAACTATGTTCGTTTCCAAGCTATAATCAGAGCAATTAATCTTGAAAGTTGCATTCCTTAAAATTTCATAAAACCGTGCTTTTTGTTTTGTAGCAAGATCCTGCGTACATACAGCTGTATATTTAAGCTTTTGTTTAATGCTCTCACTGGCTATTACCGAATTAAAACCTAACAGGTAAATTGCAAAGGAAATAAGGGCAATTGCTCTCTTTTTATATCTTATAAAATAACGCATTTTTTAATCTCTACAAAAATTTTTATTGTCCAAAGAAGCACAGAAAAACGGCTCTAATATTAAAAAATATTATTTCCCAGTCAA
This is a stretch of genomic DNA from Candidatus Finniella inopinata. It encodes these proteins:
- a CDS encoding MarC family protein — protein: MNDFLWQAFVTLLVVIDPFAVVPVYIGLTHKKSPDKRRRIAQKSCFIGLVLLLAFAFLGDQLLNALNISEPAFRIAGGFLLLLASIEMVMGKTVGLRASTGDEEAEKHEDVSVFPLAIPLLAGPGALTSIVILMRQAQARSFLTSLAVSLLAVLVLGITYISFRLSDRIMKVLGLTGTNVLTRVFGIILAALAIQNMITGVIAVLRAV
- the folD gene encoding bifunctional methylenetetrahydrofolate dehydrogenase/methenyltetrahydrofolate cyclohydrolase FolD, which gives rise to MTQAVLIDGKLIAALKRQNIKQHVSQTFHAFGRKPSLHVILVGDHPASQLYVQNKQAACHEVGIDSCVHKLSENMVEDGVLDLIKGLNQDPGVHGILLQLPLPNAFNRQRLLNEINPAKDVDGLHPYNLGRLISGDPLMVPCTPLGCLELIQSVCPDLRGKHALVVGRSILVGKPMAMLLTNNDVTVTLAHSSTVNLKQLCQQADILVTAIGQPRFITADFIKPGAIVIDVGINRDGSTEEKASVVGDVDRESVQKVAGYVTPVPGGVGPMTIACLLSNTVRAMTVQIADAI
- a CDS encoding YggT family protein; this encodes MDVIFVPMLSVLLKVIGLYQFLVLVYIILGWLETLNIVNRYNQIVYTIHTFLFRLVEPVLNPIRRFIPNFGGIDVSPLILFFIIYFVQGVIAQILYKFPS
- the pgmG gene encoding phosphoglucomutase/phosphomannomutase PgmG, whose protein sequence is MLLVSDSSDHTFNPKILREYDIRGTVGQTLSTKDAYLLGRRFGQMMRKNRLKTVSVGRDGRLSSPDLTAALMDGLIETGAHIYDVGIGPTPMLYFSVKHLKTDAGIMVTGSHNPPEDNGFKMTLGHRPFFGQDIQNLAVHEADEAYTGGRCEAVSIDTAYTERLLQDYKPGRRLKVAWDPGNGAAGEIVQSLIDSGQLAVDSVAINTTIDGTFPAHHPDPTVPENLAQLQKVVHDHGCDLGIAFDGDGDRIGVIDGQGRILWGDQLMILWSRDVLSRHPGATIIADVKASQVLFDDIQQHKGRAIMARTGHSLIKTKIAETKALLAGEMSGHIFFNDDYYGYDDAIYAAIRLLNILHHSDKKLTQLFDELPKCINTPEIRIDCPDDKKFHVVASIQVQLHHDGVSFDDVDGVRVQTKEGWWLLRASNTQAILVARAESKTQEGLETLLEQLQSYMEPFGLKLP
- a CDS encoding IS5 family transposase (programmed frameshift), with translation MRRYALRDDQWDRIKGMLPGREGYVGATAKDNRLFIEAVLYRYRAGIPWRDLPERFGDFRVIHLRHSRWSQSGVWKKIFELLSQDADNEYAMIDSSIVRAHQHSAGAKKKNSADQAIGRSKGGLSTKIHATCDALGNPTGFYLTAGQDHDLEGADALIDNLTQAGAVLADKAYDADERMRKKLEEKGCEAVIPPKKNRINPCSYDKDLYKARHLIENFFDKLKQYRAIATRYDKTARNFLGAIHLVAAAIWLN